The following coding sequences lie in one uncultured Mailhella sp. genomic window:
- a CDS encoding M14 family metallopeptidase translates to MKRERLFVMPSPFRDEFRIHGFRFGSGKKSLAVVGAMRGDELQQQFVCSRLVHKLQDLEERGELMPGHEILVIPSANPFAMNIGKRFWAMDNTDINRMFPGYALGETTQRIASALFEHIQGYEFGVQLASYYLAGDFIPHVRMMHTGYENVELAQGFGLPYTLVRNPLPIDTTTLNYNWQIWETQAFSVYAGHTGVIDVATADDSLAAILRFMALHGIIRYRSHPGYYSQVVQEEELINVKACRAGIMYCTCRPDDVVRRHQHLASILDPYDGSVRWEVRAPADGTVFFMQTRPLVLENSMLFRLIAS, encoded by the coding sequence ATGAAACGTGAACGTCTTTTCGTCATGCCGTCTCCGTTCCGCGACGAGTTCCGCATTCACGGCTTCCGCTTCGGTTCCGGCAAAAAGAGTCTCGCCGTGGTGGGAGCCATGCGCGGCGATGAACTTCAGCAGCAGTTCGTCTGTTCGCGCCTTGTCCACAAGCTTCAGGATCTGGAAGAGCGCGGCGAACTCATGCCCGGCCATGAGATTCTCGTCATTCCCTCGGCGAACCCCTTTGCCATGAACATCGGCAAGCGCTTCTGGGCCATGGACAACACCGACATCAACCGGATGTTCCCCGGCTACGCGCTCGGCGAAACCACGCAGCGCATCGCCTCGGCGCTGTTCGAGCACATTCAGGGCTATGAATTCGGCGTGCAGCTCGCGAGCTACTACCTCGCCGGAGACTTCATTCCCCATGTGCGCATGATGCACACCGGCTACGAAAACGTGGAACTCGCTCAGGGCTTCGGTCTGCCCTACACGCTGGTGCGCAATCCTCTGCCCATCGACACCACCACGCTGAACTACAACTGGCAGATCTGGGAAACGCAGGCGTTTTCCGTGTACGCCGGACATACCGGCGTCATCGACGTCGCCACCGCCGACGACAGCCTGGCCGCCATTCTGCGCTTCATGGCGCTGCACGGCATCATCCGCTACCGCTCTCATCCGGGCTACTATTCCCAGGTGGTGCAGGAAGAGGAACTCATCAACGTCAAGGCCTGCCGGGCGGGCATCATGTACTGCACCTGCCGCCCCGACGACGTGGTGCGGCGTCATCAGCACCTTGCCAGCATTCTTGATCCCTATGACGGCTCCGTGCGCTGGGAGGTTCGCGCCCCTGCCGACGGCACGGTGTTCTTCATGCAGACGCGTCCGCTGGTGCTGGAAAATTCCATGCTGTTCCGGCTCATCGCAAGCTGA
- a CDS encoding alpha-E domain-containing protein translates to MSSISPAKANHLFWLGRYAERLFAQLHFLRRYYDLCLDEGREDALQIYCRKLSLTNCPADRESFLYQHLFENTPGSLLYCLECLNDNSIVLREELTTASISYVNLCMATINHCRHKQDINIVRLQPLTDYILAFWGSVFQHVTNIATLDMLFIGKHVEYIDMYSRFDYPFSRVAAEWESLDHRLGHIEDMVDGRCRNRLREIFSDGRDYGKKLPDVLGSLNSLVLV, encoded by the coding sequence ATGTCTTCCATATCTCCCGCCAAGGCCAATCATCTTTTCTGGCTGGGGCGCTACGCCGAGCGTCTCTTCGCCCAGCTTCATTTCCTGCGCCGGTACTACGATCTGTGCCTGGATGAAGGCCGGGAAGACGCTCTTCAGATCTACTGCCGCAAGCTTTCTCTGACCAACTGCCCTGCCGACAGGGAAAGTTTTCTGTATCAGCACCTTTTCGAGAATACGCCGGGCTCTCTGCTGTACTGCCTGGAATGCCTGAACGACAACAGCATCGTGCTGCGCGAGGAACTTACCACGGCCTCCATCAGCTATGTGAACCTCTGCATGGCCACGATCAATCATTGCCGCCACAAGCAGGACATCAACATCGTTCGGCTTCAGCCCCTCACCGACTATATTCTCGCCTTCTGGGGCTCGGTGTTCCAGCACGTGACCAATATTGCCACGCTGGACATGCTTTTTATCGGCAAGCATGTGGAATACATTGATATGTATTCAAGGTTCGACTACCCGTTCAGCCGCGTGGCCGCGGAGTGGGAAAGTCTGGATCATCGTCTCGGGCACATTGAAGACATGGTGGACGGGCGTTGCAGAAACAGGCTCAGGGAGATATTCTCCGACGGGCGCGACTACGGGAAGAAACTTCCCGACGTGCTTGGTTCGTTGAACTCCCTGGTCCTGGTATGA
- a CDS encoding M14 family metallopeptidase, whose protein sequence is MIKTVISTELPVDEHLLIRKNSIVSGSGKKRICIVTGTHGDELEGQYICYRIGSILQEHPECLDGTVEIYPALNPLGIDSITRGIPNFDLDMNRIFPGDPRGSMAENTAYNIIEDLKGADLVLDIHSSNIFLYEVPQVRINQLTAERLVPLAKHLNLDFLWVHEAATVLEATLAYSLNALNTPTLVVEMGVGMRITKSYGDQLVGGILNLMRHLGVWKGEVPEPAPGHKTILSTGGTVEFINASASGVFIPLIRQSNQVEAGQSIGRIVDPLRGVVLQEVAVEKPGFVFTIRAYPVVYEGSLLARVYREDNA, encoded by the coding sequence ATGATAAAAACCGTCATATCCACGGAGCTGCCCGTGGACGAGCATCTGCTCATCCGCAAGAACAGCATTGTTTCCGGCTCCGGCAAAAAACGCATCTGCATCGTCACCGGCACGCACGGCGACGAACTGGAAGGGCAGTACATCTGCTATCGCATCGGCAGCATTCTGCAGGAACATCCCGAATGCCTGGACGGCACGGTGGAAATCTATCCTGCGCTCAATCCGCTGGGAATAGACTCCATCACGCGCGGCATTCCCAACTTCGATCTGGACATGAACCGCATTTTCCCCGGCGATCCCAGGGGCAGCATGGCGGAAAATACGGCCTACAACATCATTGAGGATCTGAAGGGCGCGGATCTCGTGCTGGACATTCATTCCAGCAACATTTTCCTGTACGAGGTGCCGCAGGTCCGCATCAATCAGCTGACCGCGGAGCGGCTGGTGCCGCTGGCCAAGCATCTGAATCTGGATTTTCTGTGGGTGCATGAGGCCGCCACCGTGCTGGAAGCCACGCTGGCCTATTCCCTCAACGCCCTGAACACGCCCACGCTGGTGGTGGAAATGGGCGTGGGCATGCGCATTACCAAGAGCTACGGCGATCAGCTCGTGGGCGGCATTCTGAACCTGATGCGTCATCTCGGCGTCTGGAAGGGCGAGGTGCCTGAGCCTGCGCCCGGACACAAGACCATACTTTCCACCGGCGGCACCGTGGAATTCATCAACGCGTCCGCGTCGGGCGTGTTCATTCCGCTCATCCGTCAGTCCAATCAGGTCGAGGCCGGGCAGTCCATTGGGCGCATCGTCGATCCGCTGCGCGGCGTGGTGCTCCAGGAAGTGGCCGTGGAAAAACCGGGATTCGTCTTCACCATCCGGGCATACCCCGTCGTGTACGAAGGGTCGCTGCTCGCGCGCGTGTACAGGGAGGACAACGCATGA
- a CDS encoding transglutaminase family protein: MKQFFYRYESHIHFSSPVSAHSWLLRCVPKSEPFQQVERALLRASVAQDDENEFVLPVSDGLDAFGNAVQTGYVAGAHVRFSIVSEGVVRQTPYRICGTAHGMFLAHTALTLPDEDMKRFAAQVGKGDFAVADASEEIGGPAFAKALSLCGAVHARMSYVPGVTTVNTTAAQAFALGQGVCQDYAHVLLALLRLCGIPARYACGYLVGEGASHAWVEFFDQGVWRGLDPTNNRLLRYGCIKVAHGRDSADCSVNRGVFSGPAAQRNTLDIKVEQA; the protein is encoded by the coding sequence ATGAAGCAGTTTTTTTACCGTTACGAAAGTCATATTCATTTTTCCTCGCCGGTTTCCGCCCATTCCTGGCTTTTGCGGTGCGTGCCGAAGTCGGAGCCTTTCCAGCAGGTGGAACGGGCTCTGCTGCGCGCAAGCGTCGCGCAGGACGATGAGAACGAATTTGTACTGCCCGTCAGCGACGGGCTCGACGCCTTCGGCAACGCCGTGCAGACGGGGTACGTTGCCGGGGCGCATGTTCGATTCAGCATCGTGTCCGAGGGCGTGGTGCGTCAGACGCCGTACCGCATTTGCGGCACGGCGCACGGCATGTTTCTGGCGCATACCGCGCTGACCCTTCCCGACGAGGACATGAAGCGCTTTGCCGCGCAGGTGGGCAAAGGGGACTTCGCAGTTGCGGACGCTTCGGAAGAGATCGGCGGGCCCGCGTTTGCGAAGGCGCTTTCGCTGTGCGGGGCGGTGCATGCACGCATGAGCTATGTTCCCGGCGTGACCACGGTGAACACCACCGCGGCGCAGGCCTTTGCGCTGGGGCAGGGCGTCTGTCAGGATTACGCCCACGTGCTTCTTGCCCTGCTGCGTCTGTGCGGCATTCCGGCGCGGTACGCCTGCGGCTACCTTGTCGGCGAGGGAGCCAGTCACGCCTGGGTGGAGTTTTTCGATCAGGGAGTGTGGAGAGGGCTCGACCCCACCAACAACCGTTTGCTCCGTTATGGCTGCATCAAGGTGGCGCACGGCCGAGACAGCGCCGACTGTTCCGTGAACAGGGGCGTGTTCAGCGGCCCGGCCGCGCAGCGGAACACCCTAGACATCAAAGTGGAACAAGCATGA
- a CDS encoding circularly permuted type 2 ATP-grasp protein: protein MYSLVESREAVNNWLERYGVRFGIYKNGKFKEQLFPFDPIPRVIEPEEWAYLEKGLAQRVRALNLFLADVYGEKNIIKNNIVPKSFVYASKGYLPQCEGIRPPHGVFAHIAGIDLVQARDGSWFVLEDNLRIPSGASYPLIARSISRKVSPETFAANHIEDNRDYPQLLKHTMDDMNVNGGLNVVFTPGRYNSAFFEHSYLAERTGAVLAFPGDLLVEDNHVYYQGIFHEKTLVGAIYRRVSDEYLDPMAFEPDSLLGVPNLMQAYAAGNVAVLNCPGNGVADDKGLYYFVPRMVEYYLGEKAILQNAPTYLPYYEEDRDYVLANAERLVIKDVSEAGGYGVVFGRDLEHDRLEKLKDLIRSEPRRWIAQEVINFKDLETMEDHGVVYRKADLRAFVLSSSDGEVVWKSGLTRFARQADSFVVNSSQGGGFKDTWVMRDHQSHLKSL from the coding sequence TCCCCTTTGATCCCATTCCCCGCGTCATTGAGCCCGAAGAATGGGCCTATCTTGAAAAGGGACTTGCGCAGCGCGTCAGAGCTCTCAATCTGTTTCTTGCCGACGTTTACGGCGAAAAGAACATCATTAAAAATAACATTGTGCCCAAATCCTTCGTCTATGCCTCCAAAGGCTATCTTCCTCAGTGCGAGGGCATTCGTCCGCCGCACGGCGTGTTCGCCCACATAGCCGGCATAGATCTGGTGCAGGCCAGGGACGGAAGCTGGTTCGTTCTGGAAGACAATCTCCGCATTCCTTCCGGCGCGTCCTATCCGCTCATCGCCCGCTCCATCTCCCGCAAGGTGAGCCCGGAAACGTTTGCCGCCAACCATATCGAAGACAACCGCGACTATCCGCAGCTTCTGAAGCACACCATGGACGACATGAACGTCAACGGCGGACTGAACGTGGTCTTCACGCCCGGGCGCTACAATTCCGCGTTTTTTGAACATTCCTATCTCGCGGAACGCACGGGAGCCGTGCTGGCGTTTCCCGGCGATCTTCTTGTGGAAGACAACCATGTGTACTATCAGGGCATTTTCCACGAAAAAACGCTGGTGGGAGCCATCTACCGTCGCGTGTCCGACGAGTATCTCGATCCCATGGCCTTTGAGCCGGATTCCCTCCTCGGCGTGCCGAACCTCATGCAGGCCTACGCCGCGGGCAACGTGGCCGTGCTGAACTGTCCCGGCAACGGCGTGGCCGACGACAAGGGGCTTTACTACTTCGTGCCCCGCATGGTGGAATACTATCTCGGCGAAAAGGCCATACTGCAGAATGCGCCCACCTATCTCCCCTATTACGAGGAAGACAGAGATTACGTGCTCGCCAACGCGGAAAGGCTGGTCATCAAGGACGTGAGCGAGGCCGGCGGCTACGGCGTGGTGTTCGGGCGCGACCTGGAACACGACCGCCTGGAAAAGCTGAAGGATCTCATTCGTTCCGAACCCCGCCGCTGGATTGCGCAGGAAGTCATCAATTTCAAGGATCTGGAAACCATGGAAGATCACGGCGTGGTCTATCGCAAGGCCGATCTGCGCGCCTTTGTGCTCTCTTCCTCCGACGGCGAGGTGGTCTGGAAAAGCGGACTCACCCGTTTTGCCCGTCAGGCCGATTCCTTCGTGGTCAACTCCAGTCAGGGAGGCGGCTTCAAGGACACCTGGGTCATGCGCGATCATCAGTCGCATCTGAAATCCTTGTAG